In Gossypium arboreum isolate Shixiya-1 chromosome 5, ASM2569848v2, whole genome shotgun sequence, a single genomic region encodes these proteins:
- the LOC108451841 gene encoding uncharacterized protein At4g14342, with protein sequence MKFILNIFFLLIRGRVVWVLYIYFSPYRTFTRNSSLISGLKSFEKKMQASDRFNINSQLEHLQAKYVGTGHADLNRFEWAVNIQRDSYASYIGHYPMLAYFAVAENESIGRERYNFMQKMLLPCGLPPEREDD encoded by the exons atgaaatttatattaaatattttctttttacttATTCGGGGTCGGGTAGTGTGGGTACTCTATATATATTTCTCTCCCTATAGGACATTTACTCGGAATTCCTCTCTCATTTCTGGTCTCAAGAGCTTCGAAAAGAAGATGCAG GCAAGCGATAGGTTTAACATCAATTCCCAGCTCGAGCATCTCCAAGCCAAATACGTTGGAACTGGCCATGCTGATCTCAACAGATT TGAATGGGCGGTTAACATTCAACGCGATAGCTACGCATCATATATAGGGCATTACCCGATGTTGGCTTACTTCGCTGTGGCTGAAAATGAATCCATTGGAAGAGAGCGCTACAACTTCATGCAG AAAATGCTTCTGCCTTGTGGTCTGCCTCCAGAAAGAGAAGATGATTAA